A stretch of the Chitiniphilus purpureus genome encodes the following:
- a CDS encoding DUF2169 family type VI secretion system accessory protein encodes MKIVKPLTLGVLHRPYAIGARQRFAVTALGFFRLGADNPRFLPENLQWPLALPALPPLQPLDEAWPKPRAEVLLGGAAFAPAGIPVARMAVRLACAGVDKTLAVLGERDWYYGLVPWFNIGEPAPFARMPLGWERAFGGPDHPGNPLGRGYRPNPVAGFIGQNRGAMPNLEYPGQPVRGHGRRLEPAGFGPLDVRWAPRSKQTGTYKARWLEREAPGLASDIDPEFFMRAPLDQRLPAYLQGGEAYRLEGLHPGQAVIEGGLPSLTVRAFVQRVGQEPGQAEEVPLACDTVWFFPEHLLGLMVWHGDVANADADGLDIAAVMVGYEAAHDRRALEHYRQVLALRTDLATAALHALDESQLAASYTPTVAAQHAVQDAAERAADQARRQAVLDEMDAEFWAESGLPRPADHQPPRAPEPVLPSPSKRQLADSDFDLVALERAARSLAAQAEAMHAELAAAQTELPPAPAPDPLAEREAVYARASMPAADLVRDREPPVDADSAALAGALEAAIAAGAPLSPEQVAQARAAQAGVAAQRRAARRAAPQPTVAPLPPESSAWLGGLVREWLRGGAVLAGRDLAGIDLSGADLSGADLREVLFEHAHLSGTDFRGADLRGAVFTAATLEGADFSGARLDGANFSASRGGAVFRQASLRQVTALQAVWHGADLTGATLQGCIAAGIDLSGARLDGAVVADALLTQAKAEGSRWRGAQLNKAVLLQAQLAGADFAGASLVKVVLLDAVLAGSAWQGATLDGCALGGKADWQGARLGGINAARCGWHGANLAGADFTGARVIGCELGECDLADATLADAVFARSLLMRARLARANALRADFFQALLRGADLRGADLRGANLVQADCSGALVEGARFDGVRLEANRRVA; translated from the coding sequence ATGAAAATCGTCAAACCGCTCACCCTCGGCGTCCTGCATCGCCCCTATGCCATCGGCGCACGCCAGCGCTTTGCCGTGACGGCGCTGGGCTTTTTCCGTCTGGGGGCCGACAACCCGCGCTTTCTGCCGGAGAACCTGCAATGGCCGCTGGCATTGCCGGCGTTGCCACCGCTGCAGCCGCTGGACGAAGCGTGGCCCAAGCCGCGGGCGGAAGTGCTGCTGGGGGGCGCGGCCTTTGCTCCCGCGGGTATTCCGGTGGCGCGCATGGCAGTGCGCCTGGCCTGCGCCGGTGTGGACAAAACCCTGGCGGTTCTGGGCGAGCGCGACTGGTATTACGGCCTCGTGCCTTGGTTCAACATCGGCGAGCCTGCGCCATTCGCGCGCATGCCACTGGGCTGGGAGCGCGCCTTTGGCGGCCCGGACCACCCGGGCAATCCGCTGGGCCGGGGTTATCGGCCCAACCCGGTGGCCGGCTTCATCGGGCAGAACCGGGGTGCCATGCCCAACCTGGAATACCCTGGACAGCCGGTGCGTGGGCATGGGCGCCGGTTGGAACCTGCCGGCTTCGGCCCGCTGGACGTGCGCTGGGCGCCGCGCAGCAAGCAAACCGGCACCTACAAAGCCCGCTGGCTGGAGCGGGAAGCGCCTGGGCTGGCCAGTGATATTGATCCTGAATTCTTTATGCGTGCACCGCTGGACCAGCGCTTGCCGGCCTATCTGCAAGGCGGCGAGGCGTATCGGCTGGAAGGGCTGCATCCCGGACAGGCCGTGATCGAAGGCGGCTTGCCGTCGCTGACCGTGCGCGCCTTCGTGCAGCGGGTGGGGCAGGAACCCGGGCAGGCCGAGGAAGTGCCGTTGGCGTGCGATACGGTCTGGTTCTTCCCGGAGCATCTGCTGGGGTTGATGGTATGGCACGGTGACGTGGCCAATGCCGATGCCGACGGCCTGGACATCGCTGCCGTCATGGTGGGCTACGAGGCCGCGCACGACCGGCGCGCGTTGGAGCACTACCGCCAGGTGCTGGCGCTGCGGACCGACCTGGCCACTGCGGCGCTGCACGCGCTGGACGAATCGCAGCTTGCCGCTTCCTACACGCCGACGGTGGCTGCGCAGCACGCGGTGCAGGATGCCGCCGAGCGCGCCGCCGACCAGGCGCGCCGTCAGGCCGTGCTCGATGAGATGGACGCTGAATTCTGGGCGGAATCCGGTCTGCCGCGCCCGGCCGACCATCAGCCGCCGCGAGCGCCGGAGCCGGTATTGCCCAGCCCCAGCAAGCGCCAGCTGGCTGACAGCGACTTCGACCTGGTGGCGCTGGAGCGGGCCGCCCGATCGCTGGCGGCCCAGGCCGAGGCGATGCACGCCGAGTTGGCTGCCGCCCAGACCGAACTGCCGCCAGCACCCGCACCCGATCCGCTGGCCGAGCGCGAAGCGGTGTATGCCCGCGCCAGCATGCCCGCGGCCGACCTGGTGCGCGACCGTGAGCCACCAGTGGATGCCGACAGCGCGGCCTTGGCCGGGGCCCTGGAGGCCGCCATCGCGGCGGGTGCGCCGCTCTCGCCCGAGCAGGTGGCGCAGGCCCGGGCCGCCCAAGCCGGCGTCGCCGCACAACGCCGCGCCGCCCGCCGCGCGGCGCCGCAACCCACGGTGGCGCCGTTGCCCCCCGAGTCATCGGCTTGGCTTGGTGGCCTGGTGCGTGAGTGGCTGCGTGGCGGCGCGGTGTTGGCGGGGCGCGACCTGGCCGGCATCGACCTGTCGGGGGCCGACCTGTCGGGGGCCGACCTGCGTGAGGTGCTGTTCGAACACGCCCACCTGAGCGGTACCGATTTCAGAGGTGCGGATCTGCGCGGCGCGGTATTTACCGCTGCCACGCTGGAGGGCGCGGATTTCAGCGGGGCCAGGCTGGACGGGGCCAATTTCAGCGCCAGCCGTGGCGGTGCGGTGTTCCGCCAGGCCTCGCTACGGCAAGTGACTGCGCTGCAGGCCGTGTGGCACGGCGCCGATCTGACCGGCGCCACGTTGCAAGGCTGCATCGCTGCCGGCATCGACCTTTCCGGCGCGCGGCTCGATGGGGCCGTGGTGGCCGATGCGCTGCTGACCCAGGCCAAGGCCGAAGGCAGCCGCTGGCGCGGTGCGCAGCTGAACAAGGCAGTGTTGCTGCAAGCGCAGTTGGCTGGCGCCGACTTCGCCGGAGCCTCGCTGGTGAAAGTGGTGCTGCTGGATGCGGTGTTGGCAGGCAGCGCATGGCAGGGCGCCACACTCGACGGTTGCGCGCTGGGTGGCAAGGCCGACTGGCAAGGTGCACGGCTAGGCGGGATCAACGCCGCCAGATGCGGTTGGCACGGCGCCAATCTGGCGGGTGCCGACTTCACCGGCGCTCGCGTGATCGGCTGCGAGCTGGGCGAGTGCGATCTGGCCGATGCCACACTGGCCGATGCAGTATTCGCGCGCTCGTTGCTGATGCGGGCGCGGCTGGCCCGCGCCAACGCACTGCGCGCCGATTTCTTCCAGGCGCTGTTGCGTGGCGCCGACCTGCGTGGCGCCGATCTGCGCGGGGCCAACCTGGTGCAGGCCGATTGCTCCGGGGCATTGGTGGAAGGAGCCCGGTTCGACGGCGTGCGCCTGGAAGCGAATAGGAGGGTGGCATGA
- a CDS encoding pentapeptide repeat-containing protein: protein MTDLWATFDKARRLSRAIAEADLTGLDARGRSLAQLTFHRVSLAGANLAGADLSQTQFIDCDLSGVDFAQATLHATQFLQCRLPHTRWAGGELVSWMQCAAPYSQWRAAALTTSVWMQCDLSGADFGGARLNRCVLLGGRSDGLRLNDARLDQVALQDLDLAPVDLSGLDADASVLIGANLAGKALAGIRLARCTLQEADFTEADLSGAVLAGANCHRARFVGTRLPRLAGAGALMLAAQWQGVDARGADFSGAVFQEAALADCLLDDALLPKTAWRQARLARVSFTGCDLTFAGFDHAQGDTLDFSRARLDHASLHNAAFVRVAWQGARRAGLRGTDEFLLAAEAGLLAVPRAAAS from the coding sequence ATGACTGACCTCTGGGCCACCTTTGACAAGGCGCGGCGCCTGAGCCGCGCCATCGCTGAAGCCGACCTGACCGGGCTGGATGCGCGCGGCCGCTCGCTGGCGCAGCTGACTTTCCACCGCGTAAGCCTGGCCGGAGCCAATCTGGCCGGGGCCGATCTGTCGCAGACGCAGTTCATCGACTGCGACCTTTCCGGGGTCGATTTTGCCCAGGCCACGCTGCACGCCACCCAGTTTCTGCAATGCCGGCTGCCGCATACCCGCTGGGCCGGTGGCGAGCTGGTGTCGTGGATGCAGTGTGCCGCGCCCTACAGCCAATGGCGCGCCGCAGCCCTGACCACCAGCGTGTGGATGCAGTGCGATCTGAGCGGCGCCGATTTCGGCGGTGCGCGGCTGAATCGCTGTGTACTGCTGGGCGGGCGGTCCGATGGTCTGCGCCTGAACGACGCGCGCCTGGATCAGGTGGCGCTCCAGGATCTGGACCTCGCGCCGGTCGATCTGTCCGGGCTGGATGCCGATGCTTCGGTCCTGATCGGAGCCAACCTGGCCGGCAAAGCACTGGCCGGCATCCGCTTGGCGCGCTGCACCTTGCAAGAGGCCGATTTCACGGAGGCTGATCTTTCCGGTGCGGTATTGGCCGGTGCCAACTGTCATCGCGCGCGCTTTGTCGGTACCCGGCTGCCGCGGTTGGCGGGGGCAGGGGCGCTGATGCTGGCGGCCCAGTGGCAGGGGGTGGATGCGCGTGGCGCCGACTTCTCCGGCGCGGTGTTCCAGGAGGCCGCGCTGGCCGACTGCCTGCTGGACGACGCTCTCCTGCCGAAGACGGCCTGGCGTCAGGCGCGGTTGGCGCGGGTGTCGTTTACCGGCTGCGATCTGACCTTTGCCGGCTTCGACCATGCCCAGGGCGACACGCTGGATTTCAGCCGGGCGCGGTTGGATCACGCCAGCCTGCACAACGCCGCTTTTGTCCGGGTGGCTTGGCAGGGCGCGCGGCGTGCTGGCCTGCGCGGTACCGACGAATTCCTGCTCGCCGCCGAGGCCGGTCTGCTGGCCGTGCCGCGTGCCGCCGCGAGTTGA
- a CDS encoding DUF3540 domain-containing protein, whose translation MMRLEDTPAAQTVATPQWSDARIAVALDDGRFLLHDGRIAQQAPSCLVQPQAGDRALVVGCADGDSFIVHLLARTHDEAVLSVHGASALSLSQARIALNASDSVKVRALGELHLNAATGGMHLNSRNLFIGVTETLIEQTRHRIARAEHYLLTVRDLLRLHGKQTLLTAEKDVKVDADRISVG comes from the coding sequence ATGATGCGACTCGAAGACACCCCGGCGGCCCAGACCGTCGCCACTCCACAGTGGAGCGACGCACGCATTGCGGTCGCGCTCGACGATGGCCGCTTCCTGCTGCATGACGGCCGCATCGCCCAGCAGGCGCCATCGTGCCTGGTGCAACCGCAGGCGGGCGACCGGGCGCTGGTGGTCGGCTGCGCCGATGGCGACAGCTTCATCGTGCATCTGCTGGCGCGTACCCATGACGAAGCCGTGCTCAGCGTGCATGGCGCCAGTGCGCTGTCGCTCAGCCAGGCGCGGATCGCGCTCAACGCCAGCGATAGCGTCAAGGTGCGCGCGCTGGGCGAGCTGCATCTGAATGCCGCCACCGGCGGCATGCATCTGAACAGCCGCAACCTGTTCATCGGCGTGACCGAGACGCTGATCGAGCAGACCCGCCACCGCATCGCCCGCGCCGAGCACTACCTGCTGACTGTGCGCGACCTGCTGCGCCTGCATGGCAAACAGACGCTGCTGACGGCGGAAAAGGATGTGAAGGTGGATGCAGACCGGATCAGCGTCGGATGA
- a CDS encoding DUF4150 domain-containing protein, protein MFANNSLGVMNFAFPDVCKVPTPVGPIPLPFPNIALSTMHVPSVFNVLFGCGLAENLLTQGTVSNGDEPGVATGLISNVVVGPDRQVLGSFKMLVGGVFANRLTSLSLQNGMLPNTAGMSITPAQFRVILLG, encoded by the coding sequence ATGTTTGCCAATAACAGCCTCGGTGTCATGAATTTCGCCTTTCCCGACGTGTGCAAGGTACCCACGCCGGTGGGACCGATTCCACTGCCGTTTCCCAACATCGCCTTGTCCACCATGCACGTGCCGTCGGTGTTCAACGTGCTGTTCGGCTGCGGGCTGGCGGAAAACCTGCTCACCCAGGGCACGGTGAGCAACGGCGACGAGCCGGGCGTGGCGACCGGCTTGATTTCCAACGTCGTGGTCGGCCCGGATCGGCAAGTGCTCGGCAGTTTCAAAATGCTGGTCGGCGGCGTATTCGCCAATCGCCTGACTTCGCTTTCGCTGCAGAACGGCATGCTGCCGAACACGGCGGGTATGTCGATCACGCCGGCGCAGTTCCGCGTGATCCTGCTCGGGTGA